In Candidatus Woesearchaeota archaeon, one genomic interval encodes:
- a CDS encoding NAD-dependent epimerase/dehydratase family protein, whose protein sequence is MAVKKVLVTGGAGFIGSHISDLLIEKGYSVGIVDDLSSGKMANVNKKAKFYKIDILKKELNKVFEDEKPDFVVHCAAQISVSKSVREPVLDAERNILCSINLLENCVKYKVKKIIFSSTGGALYGNPKKIPCNEKTEIKPLSPYGVAKYCIEQYLSYYNRLYNLDYVSLRYSNVYGPRQDPFGEAGVVAIFCKKMINGETPIINGDGEQTRDFVFVKDVSNANLLALEKKVKEKEINISAMKETSINEIFGLISAAAAPGIKPGHAPEMIGEVRKIALDNSLAKKELGWSPEMDIKKGIKETFEWFRKNL, encoded by the coding sequence TAGGAAGCCACATCTCTGATTTGCTCATAGAAAAAGGATATTCTGTCGGAATAGTTGATGATTTGTCATCTGGAAAGATGGCAAATGTGAATAAAAAAGCAAAATTCTACAAGATTGACATCTTAAAGAAAGAATTGAACAAGGTTTTTGAGGATGAAAAGCCTGATTTTGTGGTGCACTGCGCAGCCCAGATAAGCGTTTCAAAATCTGTAAGAGAGCCCGTTCTTGACGCTGAAAGAAACATCCTCTGCTCAATAAACCTCCTTGAAAACTGCGTAAAATACAAGGTAAAAAAGATTATTTTCTCAAGCACAGGAGGCGCACTTTACGGAAATCCGAAAAAAATCCCCTGCAATGAAAAAACAGAGATAAAGCCATTGTCGCCTTATGGAGTTGCAAAATACTGCATTGAGCAGTATCTTTCATACTACAACCGCCTGTATAATCTTGATTATGTTTCTCTCAGGTATTCAAATGTATACGGCCCAAGGCAGGACCCTTTTGGAGAGGCAGGTGTTGTTGCAATATTCTGCAAAAAAATGATAAATGGGGAAACGCCTATTATAAACGGGGACGGAGAGCAAACCAGGGACTTTGTGTTTGTAAAGGACGTTTCCAATGCCAACCTTCTTGCTCTTGAAAAAAAAGTGAAGGAAAAGGAGATAAACATCTCAGCAATGAAGGAAACATCAATAAATGAAATTTTTGGCTTGATAAGCGCAGCTGCTGCGCCAGGAATAAAGCCCGGGCACGCTCCAGAAATGATTGGCGAAGTAAGAAAGATTGCGCTTGACAATTCCCTTGCAAAAAAGGAGCTCGGGTGGAGCCCTGAAATGGATATTAAGAAAGGGATAAAAGAAACTTTTGAATGGTTCAGAAAGAATCTGTAA
- a CDS encoding DUF362 domain-containing protein encodes MTSKVAVLKTAPDSVLEDYNKLMHLAEYQKALPKSNELILKLNLSWSLYFPACSTEPWQLEGVLRTLKEDSYKKIYPVENRTVVTSVEKGAKLNRWNPVFEKYGVSLVNLTKVRWIPYMPKHDMLALYDVFPEGIRVPKMFLGRNVLHLPTMKTHGHTTITGSMKNAFGGLITRKRHHAHKDIHRILVDLLQIQKEIHPGIFTVMDGTVCGDGAGPRCMIPKIKNYILASSDSVAIDAISAKMMGFDPLSIPFIKIAHDKGLGCGDVRQIEILGENVSNVNFKFKTKKSLVVFMDQVLRKKYPFFEPVLFHTPLFKMCILGSALYHDRLWYPLIGRWRIKKFMNTEWGKLFQNY; translated from the coding sequence GTGACTTCAAAAGTTGCTGTTCTGAAAACCGCACCAGATAGTGTGCTTGAAGATTATAATAAGCTGATGCATCTTGCCGAATATCAGAAGGCGCTTCCAAAATCAAACGAATTGATTTTGAAACTTAACTTATCTTGGAGCTTGTATTTCCCAGCGTGCAGCACAGAGCCATGGCAGCTTGAGGGGGTTCTCAGGACTTTGAAAGAAGACAGCTATAAGAAAATCTATCCGGTTGAAAACAGGACTGTGGTTACGAGTGTTGAGAAAGGAGCAAAGCTTAACAGATGGAATCCCGTATTTGAAAAATATGGTGTTTCGTTGGTAAATCTCACTAAAGTAAGATGGATACCTTACATGCCAAAACACGATATGCTTGCTCTTTATGATGTTTTCCCAGAAGGGATAAGAGTGCCCAAGATGTTTTTGGGTAGAAATGTTTTGCATCTTCCCACTATGAAGACTCATGGTCACACCACTATTACCGGTTCTATGAAGAATGCTTTTGGTGGGCTTATTACAAGGAAACGCCATCATGCTCACAAGGATATACATCGGATTTTAGTTGATTTGCTTCAAATACAAAAAGAGATTCATCCGGGAATATTCACTGTAATGGATGGAACTGTATGCGGAGACGGAGCAGGTCCCAGATGCATGATTCCAAAGATAAAGAATTATATTTTAGCAAGCTCTGATTCTGTGGCAATAGATGCCATATCAGCAAAGATGATGGGATTTGACCCTCTAAGCATTCCATTTATAAAAATCGCTCATGACAAGGGATTGGGCTGCGGTGATGTAAGGCAAATTGAAATATTAGGAGAGAATGTCTCCAATGTAAATTTCAAATTCAAGACCAAAAAATCATTGGTTGTTTTCATGGATCAGGTACTTAGAAAAAAATATCCCTTTTTTGAGCCTGTACTCTTTCACACTCCGTTGTTCAAGATGTGCATTTTGGGCAGCGCTCTTTATCACGACCGCCTCTGGTATCCTTTAATAGGAAGATGGAGGATAAAAAAGTTTATGAATACAGAATGGGGGAAGCTATTTCAAAACTATTAA
- a CDS encoding UbiA family prenyltransferase, protein MKLFELMRISQWYKNLVIFLPMIFAKATGIIGIEKTLLGLLSLCLISSANYIINDVNDIKQDRKNPEKRTRPIASGDVKIPQALVMAIAFIMLSLIIASFLSKSFLICVSLIFILTLIYSIWLKHEAFADVILVSTNFVIRTVSGTFIINVRVSPWLILCPFFLALFLAIGKRESEFKLMKDKAYQHRRNLKMYTPALTKTFTSISAALLMISYALYSFLSIYPKLIFTLPIAIYIIFRYLYLIETGSEIARHPERIYKDVRIVIAGIISLIMIFVLVYLI, encoded by the coding sequence ATGAAGCTTTTTGAATTGATGAGAATAAGTCAGTGGTATAAAAACCTCGTAATATTTCTGCCGATGATATTCGCAAAGGCAACCGGCATTATTGGAATTGAAAAAACACTTCTCGGACTTCTGAGTCTGTGCCTTATTTCATCTGCAAATTACATAATCAATGATGTAAATGACATAAAGCAGGACAGGAAAAATCCTGAAAAAAGAACAAGACCAATTGCTTCAGGAGATGTTAAAATTCCACAAGCATTAGTGATGGCAATCGCTTTTATCATGCTTTCATTAATAATCGCTTCTTTTCTTTCGAAAAGTTTTTTGATATGCGTGTCTTTAATTTTTATACTGACTTTGATTTATTCAATTTGGCTTAAGCATGAAGCATTTGCTGATGTGATTTTAGTTTCAACGAATTTTGTTATAAGAACTGTTTCTGGAACTTTTATAATAAATGTAAGGGTTTCACCATGGCTAATACTGTGTCCTTTTTTCCTCGCACTCTTTTTGGCAATTGGAAAACGAGAGTCAGAATTCAAGCTTATGAAAGATAAAGCTTATCAGCATAGGAGAAATCTTAAAATGTATACTCCTGCGCTCACAAAAACTTTTACAAGCATTTCTGCAGCCTTATTGATGATTTCATATGCCTTGTACAGCTTCTTAAGCATATACCCTAAACTTATTTTCACGCTTCCAATTGCAATTTATATAATATTCCGGTATTTGTACTTGATAGAAACAGGTTCAGAAATTGCCAGACATCCGGAAAGAATCTACAAAGATGTGAGAATCGTCATTGCCGGAATTATTTCATTAATTATGATTTTCGTACTCGTTTACCTGATATAA
- a CDS encoding oligosaccharide flippase family protein yields the protein MHKSQREHYRKISGQTAFSMFFGVLSVIIMAVGMPVLTRGLSMADYGAYSIISVTVIILTVILDIGLPQYFLAKFAGMREEREKRVFSSLLFFNTAIIIAFSAIVLIPGINRAVLSFLRLSDYENEFRIGILIFVLGGIFRLFSSKMSADRRIERAGIAGFLYNSLWLVLISLFFVIFGKFTLINAMLIWLLGTFASAIFAVMSSRGFLPESTRTIDVDEIKKALKFTLPLLVVLACSWLIDSFSKYFLNYYSTKENVAIFSFAYGLVGALLTISTVITSTIFPHISEFWHKGKNHNALFNAMLKYGLMVLIPASFGMVALREQIITLVAGGNYLPSAAIILILSPFPILNFLMTIDYYSLLIRGRTKTIAAAYLAGIAVSIASNLILVPILNVTGAALSIIISFSTMLLIMHFTCRTHFKWKFGFLGIERIILASAIMALAVSIINPQVLIEKILTIAAGALIYAFLVWIMRLFTKDEIMLIKSMVKIRK from the coding sequence ATGCACAAGTCACAAAGGGAGCATTATAGGAAGATAAGCGGGCAGACCGCATTTTCCATGTTTTTCGGAGTTCTTTCAGTGATCATAATGGCTGTCGGGATGCCTGTTCTCACAAGAGGGCTTTCAATGGCAGATTACGGCGCCTACTCGATAATCTCAGTCACAGTAATAATACTTACAGTGATTCTCGACATCGGGCTTCCCCAGTATTTCCTTGCAAAATTTGCCGGAATGAGAGAAGAGCGCGAGAAACGGGTTTTCTCATCACTGCTTTTTTTTAACACTGCAATAATTATCGCATTTTCTGCGATTGTTCTTATCCCCGGAATAAACCGTGCAGTGCTCTCTTTTCTGCGGCTCTCTGATTATGAAAATGAGTTCAGGATAGGAATATTGATATTTGTTCTGGGAGGGATTTTCAGGCTGTTTTCCTCTAAAATGAGCGCTGACAGGAGAATAGAAAGGGCAGGAATAGCAGGTTTTCTTTACAACTCTCTTTGGCTTGTTTTAATCTCGCTGTTTTTTGTAATTTTCGGAAAATTCACGCTCATAAATGCAATGCTTATCTGGCTTTTGGGAACTTTTGCGAGCGCAATATTTGCCGTAATGTCATCCCGAGGATTCCTGCCTGAATCAACCAGGACAATAGATGTGGATGAAATAAAAAAGGCGCTTAAATTTACCCTTCCCCTTTTAGTGGTGCTTGCATGCTCATGGCTGATTGACTCATTTTCCAAGTATTTCCTTAATTATTATTCAACAAAGGAGAATGTGGCAATATTCTCATTTGCCTACGGGCTTGTCGGAGCTCTTTTAACAATAAGCACAGTCATAACATCAACAATTTTTCCGCACATCTCGGAATTCTGGCACAAGGGAAAGAACCATAATGCACTTTTCAATGCAATGCTTAAATACGGACTAATGGTTTTAATTCCGGCAAGTTTCGGAATGGTCGCATTGAGGGAGCAGATAATAACCCTTGTTGCAGGAGGAAATTACCTGCCTTCAGCAGCAATAATCCTAATTCTTTCCCCATTCCCCATCCTGAATTTTCTAATGACAATAGATTATTACAGCCTCCTTATACGGGGCAGGACAAAAACAATAGCAGCTGCCTACCTTGCAGGGATTGCTGTTTCAATTGCCTCTAATTTAATACTTGTTCCAATTCTTAATGTAACGGGCGCTGCGCTCTCAATAATAATCTCCTTTTCAACTATGCTTTTAATAATGCATTTTACCTGCAGGACTCATTTCAAATGGAAATTTGGTTTTCTTGGAATAGAAAGGATAATTCTCGCATCTGCCATAATGGCGCTTGCAGTTTCAATCATTAATCCCCAGGTTTTAATTGAAAAAATCCTGACAATTGCAGCAGGCGCGCTGATTTATGCTTTCCTTGTCTGGATTATGAGATTATTCACAAAAGATGAGATTATGCTGATTAAAAGCATGGTTAAGATAAGGAAATAA
- a CDS encoding PfkB family carbohydrate kinase → MSAALGNEIISCLGKEIPKYDLVITGDFGHGFINSGIRRKIEEKSKFLALNVQTNSSNFGHHPFTLYRKFDFLSMNMQELALALHEEHKDAKEMIRKCCKKLKINNFLVTLGKNGCTYVKNGIMINAPILTSSVKDTVGAGDAVFSVISLFVYLNAEKELIPFIASCAGGIGVNIMGNKESITKKKLLDFIKKTLKEK, encoded by the coding sequence GTGAGCGCTGCCCTTGGAAATGAGATAATATCCTGCCTGGGCAAGGAAATACCAAAATATGACCTGGTTATTACAGGCGACTTTGGGCACGGATTCATAAATTCCGGGATAAGGAGAAAAATTGAGGAAAAATCCAAATTCCTGGCATTGAATGTCCAGACAAATTCCTCTAATTTCGGGCACCACCCCTTTACATTGTACAGGAAATTTGATTTTCTCTCAATGAATATGCAGGAGCTGGCGCTTGCGCTTCATGAGGAGCACAAAGATGCTAAAGAAATGATAAGGAAATGCTGTAAAAAATTAAAGATTAATAATTTCTTGGTAACTCTTGGGAAAAACGGCTGCACCTATGTGAAAAATGGCATTATGATAAATGCGCCAATCTTGACATCGTCTGTAAAAGACACTGTGGGCGCCGGCGATGCCGTATTCTCGGTGATATCCCTGTTTGTGTATTTAAATGCGGAAAAAGAGCTAATCCCCTTCATTGCATCATGCGCAGGAGGGATAGGCGTAAACATAATGGGGAACAAGGAATCCATTACAAAGAAAAAACTGCTGGATTTCATTAAAAAAACATTAAAGGAAAAATAG
- a CDS encoding SDR family NAD(P)-dependent oxidoreductase, protein MKKKILVTGGAGFMGSHLADQLINEGHEVVVVDNLSGGYLENVNKKATFIKGDLQDKKVCDRAVEGVDMVYHLAAHAAEGQSIFCPVYNAKSNYIGFLQLLESSINSDVKTFIHTSSMSVYGKQLKMPMRENQPYNPKDPYAVGKQAMEQVLSIYHDVFGINYSILIPHNVYGERQNLSDPYRNAVAIFMNRVIVGKPPIIFGDGNQTRAFTYVRDCTPYIAKAGFTKSAFGERINIGTEEVTSLNELSKLVLEVMGRTDLKPIYAPERPSEVKHSYCSSKKAERILGYKTSTPLKQGLINMKKWVEKVGHRDFKYWDELEIKKKAPKVWLNKMQ, encoded by the coding sequence ATGAAGAAAAAGATACTTGTAACAGGGGGCGCAGGCTTTATGGGAAGCCATCTTGCCGACCAGCTCATAAATGAGGGGCACGAGGTTGTTGTAGTTGACAATCTCTCAGGCGGATATCTTGAGAATGTAAACAAGAAAGCCACATTCATAAAAGGCGATTTGCAGGACAAGAAGGTGTGCGACAGGGCAGTTGAGGGCGTTGACATGGTGTATCACCTTGCAGCGCATGCAGCAGAGGGGCAGAGCATTTTCTGCCCGGTTTACAATGCGAAGTCAAACTACATAGGATTCCTTCAGCTTCTTGAATCGTCAATAAATTCAGATGTCAAAACATTCATTCATACAAGCTCAATGAGTGTTTACGGGAAGCAGCTTAAGATGCCAATGCGGGAAAATCAGCCCTACAACCCAAAAGACCCGTATGCAGTTGGAAAACAGGCAATGGAGCAGGTGCTTTCAATCTACCATGATGTTTTCGGGATAAACTACTCAATACTAATCCCCCACAATGTCTATGGCGAAAGGCAGAATCTTTCTGACCCATACAGGAATGCAGTTGCAATATTCATGAACAGGGTTATTGTTGGAAAGCCCCCGATAATATTCGGGGACGGGAACCAGACCAGGGCTTTCACATATGTAAGGGACTGCACTCCATACATTGCAAAAGCAGGATTCACAAAATCTGCTTTTGGAGAAAGGATAAACATAGGAACAGAGGAAGTAACATCGCTTAACGAGCTTTCAAAACTTGTTCTTGAGGTTATGGGAAGAACTGACCTTAAGCCGATTTATGCTCCAGAGAGGCCGTCTGAGGTAAAGCACTCATACTGCTCATCAAAGAAGGCAGAGAGGATTCTTGGCTATAAGACATCAACCCCATTGAAACAGGGGCTCATCAACATGAAAAAGTGGGTTGAGAAAGTGGGGCATCGGGATTTCAAGTATTGGGATGAGCTTGAAATCAAAAAGAAGGCGCCGAAAGTTTGGCTTAATAAGATGCAGTAA
- a CDS encoding glycosyltransferase family 2 protein translates to MAMSEKSGVLVSIVMPCRDEEATIGECIKSALSALKKNRISGEIIVVDNSSVDSSGRIARALGARVVREGKVGYGAALMSGFYAARGKYIVMADSDGTYDFSEFPKLINKLEKGYSLVLGSRMKGRIMDGAMPFIRRRIGNPVLTFILNLFFGTKISDPHSGFRAFRRESLEKMALKTTGMELASEMIINSSKKGLRISEVPINYYPRKTPSKLKPVSDGWRHLRFMLMYSPIYLFMIPGLILLSLGMLFMALSLSSKSFEIRSLLGSLISLLGYQITAIGLYARTYAIISGFEPHDRVIDFIAKHFPLEKTIFLGSIIFLFSVALSILSFRKASINFSIFSLTFLVLGIQTIFSAFFLSVMLVEKKD, encoded by the coding sequence ATGGCAATGTCTGAAAAATCAGGGGTTTTGGTTTCTATAGTGATGCCCTGCAGGGATGAGGAGGCAACAATAGGGGAATGCATAAAGTCAGCATTATCTGCGCTCAAGAAGAACAGGATTTCCGGGGAGATAATTGTTGTTGACAATTCCTCTGTAGACAGCTCAGGAAGGATTGCCCGCGCTCTTGGGGCAAGGGTTGTAAGAGAGGGCAAGGTTGGCTATGGGGCAGCCCTTATGTCAGGATTTTATGCTGCAAGAGGAAAATACATTGTGATGGCTGATTCTGACGGCACATATGATTTTTCTGAGTTTCCAAAACTGATAAACAAGCTTGAGAAGGGCTATTCCCTTGTTCTCGGCTCAAGGATGAAAGGCAGGATAATGGACGGGGCAATGCCTTTTATAAGAAGGCGCATAGGAAATCCGGTTCTTACTTTCATACTCAACCTTTTTTTCGGGACAAAAATCTCAGACCCGCATTCAGGATTCAGGGCTTTCCGGAGGGAATCCCTTGAGAAGATGGCGCTTAAGACAACAGGGATGGAGCTTGCTTCAGAGATGATAATCAATTCCTCTAAAAAAGGGCTCAGGATTTCAGAGGTTCCGATAAATTACTATCCGAGGAAAACCCCCTCGAAGCTCAAGCCAGTCAGCGACGGCTGGCGCCACTTAAGGTTTATGCTGATGTACAGCCCAATTTACCTTTTCATGATTCCAGGGCTAATCCTTCTCTCTCTTGGAATGCTTTTTATGGCGCTTTCATTAAGCTCAAAATCATTTGAGATTCGCTCCCTTCTGGGCTCCCTGATTTCCCTTTTGGGATACCAGATAACTGCAATAGGGCTTTATGCAAGGACTTATGCGATAATAAGCGGATTTGAGCCGCATGACAGGGTAATTGATTTCATAGCAAAGCACTTTCCCCTTGAGAAGACAATATTTTTGGGCTCAATAATATTCCTCTTTTCAGTTGCATTGAGCATCCTTTCATTCAGGAAGGCGAGCATAAATTTTTCAATATTCTCCCTCACATTTCTTGTGCTTGGGATTCAGACAATATTTTCAGCGTTTTTCCTCAGCGTAATGCTCGTGGAAAAAAAGGATTAG